The Methylovirgula sp. 4M-Z18 genome window below encodes:
- a CDS encoding lytic transglycosylase domain-containing protein has product MAAIVRVESSGNPFSIGVVGGHLVRQPRSREEAVATAIALRNQGFNFSMGLGQVNLHNLSRYNMSYATAFEPCANLRAAADILADCYQRAKTVYADPFWPAVSCYYSGNFTRGFVADYNHTSYVQRVAQAADLNAVAPIAVVRDPGLSQQDAPKAPKENVAVTPSKPHPAAPVVLFSDDEPTEQQSAAVVFPESGKFTRPNRSDLDDQSGEIVAQQRKTTN; this is encoded by the coding sequence TTGGCTGCGATTGTGCGCGTTGAATCGTCTGGCAATCCCTTCAGCATTGGTGTCGTCGGCGGCCATCTCGTTCGCCAACCGCGCTCTCGCGAGGAGGCGGTTGCCACCGCGATCGCCTTGCGCAACCAGGGCTTCAATTTCTCAATGGGACTCGGACAGGTTAACCTCCATAACCTCTCCCGATACAACATGAGCTATGCCACGGCCTTTGAGCCCTGCGCCAATCTCCGCGCGGCAGCGGACATTCTCGCCGATTGCTATCAGCGCGCCAAAACAGTCTATGCAGACCCGTTTTGGCCCGCCGTCTCCTGCTACTACTCGGGTAATTTCACGCGCGGCTTCGTCGCTGACTACAACCATACGAGCTATGTGCAACGCGTCGCGCAGGCCGCAGATCTGAACGCGGTCGCGCCGATCGCGGTCGTCCGCGATCCTGGGTTATCGCAGCAGGACGCTCCAAAAGCTCCAAAGGAAAATGTGGCGGTCACGCCTTCCAAGCCGCACCCCGCTGCGCCGGTCGTTCTTTTTTCCGATGACGAGCCGACCGAACAGCAATCCGCCGCCGTTGTCTTCCCAGAGAGCGGGAAATTCACGCGGCCCAATAGATCTGATCTGGACGACCAGAGCGGAGAAATCGTTGCGCAGCAACGGAAAACCACAAACTAG
- a CDS encoding toxin-activating lysine-acyltransferase produces the protein MIEAFANQHTEPTRRLENDGSGGAQNMAPDAEPPSLKTGPATATPDLTIDQVHIGAALSRLFAASLGDAIMVMSQSSHYKHCALSDIEWLLLPPARLGQIYIAEMAHREKGFRKPIALLTWAFVSEEVDQRLQQDLRRPARLRPEEWNSGDIGWIIDAVGGQQGIESALTWLKHNAFKGHRMKMTVFNAHGAAHIAIVEGASHDT, from the coding sequence GTGATAGAAGCGTTTGCCAACCAGCACACGGAGCCTACCCGTCGCTTGGAAAACGACGGCAGCGGCGGCGCCCAAAATATGGCGCCAGACGCTGAGCCACCTTCCTTAAAGACAGGTCCTGCGACGGCCACGCCTGATCTTACTATTGACCAAGTCCATATCGGCGCAGCGCTTTCACGGTTGTTTGCTGCGAGTCTTGGCGATGCGATCATGGTCATGTCGCAGTCGTCTCACTATAAGCATTGCGCGCTCAGCGATATCGAATGGCTTCTACTCCCGCCGGCTCGTCTCGGGCAGATCTACATTGCCGAGATGGCGCACCGGGAGAAGGGTTTTAGAAAACCCATCGCGCTCCTGACCTGGGCTTTTGTTTCTGAGGAAGTGGATCAACGCTTGCAGCAAGATTTGCGGCGTCCCGCCCGGTTGCGGCCGGAGGAATGGAACAGCGGCGATATCGGCTGGATCATCGATGCTGTCGGCGGCCAACAGGGCATTGAATCGGCCCTGACGTGGCTCAAGCACAATGCTTTTAAAGGCCATCGAATGAAGATGACGGTCTTCAATGCACACGGCGCCGCTCATATCGCAATTGTCGAAGGAGCGTCACACGACACGTAG
- a CDS encoding type IV secretion system protein, with protein sequence MRKFVAAFALLALPISVAAQTVGPVVIDPTKITIHVEQFTQTLLQWTQQKQQMDLISDTNAANLQILDQQFQTMTSNFMLGSLFNNINQTLPPNWQASFNAIPQQGASALTSDAQQIYSTAMLYNRCTQSDPTLASLCQANAARTAQNLANMNEGLQNISNEDQQINLLKCQVDITRDAKSSQDIISRMQAEQANITLQDSILKMYVFSDAKQNDLVQELQQQQTAKTLDRQGGIPSTVSSFSSP encoded by the coding sequence ATGCGTAAATTCGTCGCCGCGTTTGCCCTCTTGGCACTCCCGATAAGTGTCGCGGCACAGACCGTGGGGCCGGTTGTCATCGATCCGACCAAAATCACCATTCACGTTGAGCAATTCACCCAGACACTGCTGCAATGGACGCAGCAAAAGCAGCAGATGGATCTGATTTCGGACACAAATGCTGCGAACCTGCAGATCCTCGACCAGCAATTTCAGACGATGACGAGCAATTTCATGCTCGGCAGCCTTTTTAACAACATCAATCAGACGTTGCCCCCGAACTGGCAAGCCTCGTTCAACGCAATTCCCCAGCAGGGCGCGAGCGCGCTGACCTCGGATGCACAGCAGATCTACTCGACAGCGATGCTCTACAACCGCTGCACCCAGTCCGATCCCACATTGGCGAGCCTCTGCCAGGCCAACGCGGCCCGCACCGCTCAGAATTTGGCCAATATGAACGAAGGTTTGCAGAACATTTCCAATGAGGATCAGCAGATCAATCTCTTGAAATGCCAGGTCGACATTACAAGAGATGCCAAATCCTCGCAGGACATCATTTCGCGCATGCAGGCCGAGCAGGCGAATATTACCCTGCAAGACAGCATACTGAAAATGTACGTCTTCTCCGACGCGAAACAAAACGATCTCGTGCAGGAGTTGCAACAGCAGCAGACAGCGAAAACACTTGATCGGCAGGGAGGAATACCGTCGACGGTTTCGTCGTTCTCTTCCCCCTGA